In one window of Macaca thibetana thibetana isolate TM-01 chromosome 5, ASM2454274v1, whole genome shotgun sequence DNA:
- the PLK4 gene encoding serine/threonine-protein kinase PLK4 isoform X1, which yields MATCIGEKIEDFKVGNLLGKGSFAGVYRAESIHTGLEVAIKMIDKKAMYKAGMVQRVQNEVKIHCQLKHPSILELYNYFEDSNYVYLVLEMCHNGEMNRYLKNRVKPFSENEARHFMHQIITGMLYLHSHGILHRDLTLSNLLLTRNMNIKIADFGLATQLKMPHEKHYTLCGTPNYISPEIATRSAHGLESDVWSLGCMFYTLLIGRPPFDTDTVKNTLNKVVLADYEMPTFLSIEAKDLIHQLLRRNPADRLSLSSVLDHPFMSQNSSTKSKDLGTVEDSIDSGHATISTAITASSSTSISGSLFDKRRLLIGQPLPNKMTVFPKNKSSNDFSSSGDGSSFYTQWGNQETSNSGRGRVIQDAEERPHSRYLRRAYSSDRSGTSNSQSRAKTYTMERCHSAEMLSMSKRLGGGENEERYSPTNNNANIFNFFKEKTSSSSGSFERPDNNQALSSHLCPGKTPFPFADPTPQTETVQQWFGNLQINAHLRKTTGYDSISPNRDFQGHPDLQKDTSKNAWTDTKVKKNSDASDNAHSVKQPNTVKYMTALHSKPEIIQQECVFGSDPLSEQSKTRGMEPPLGYQNRTLRSITSPLVAHRLKPIRQKTKKAVVSILDSEEVCVELLKEYASQEYVKEVLQISSDGNMITIYYPNDGRGFPLADRPPSPTDNISRYSFDNLPEKYWRKYQYASRFVQLVRSKSPKITYFTRYAKCILMENSPGADFEVWFYDGVKIHKTEDFIQVIEKTGKSYTLKSESEVNSLKEEMKMYMDHANEGHRICLALESIISEEERKTRSAPFFPIIIGRKPGSTSSPKALSPPPPVDSDYPTRDRASFNRMVMHSAASPSQAPIVNPSMVTNEGLGLTTTASGTDISSNSLKDCLPKSAQLLKSVFVKNVGWATQLTSGAVWVQFNDGSQLVVQAGVSSISYTSPNGQTTRYGENEKLPEYIKQKLQCLSSILLMFSNPTSNFH from the exons ATGGCGACCTGCATCGGGGAGAAGATCGAG gaTTTTAAAGTTGGAAATCTGCTTGGTAAAGGATCATTTGCTGGTGTCTACAGAGCTGAGTCCATTCACACTGGTTTGGAAGTTGCAATCAAAATG ATAGATAAGAAAGCCATGTACAAAGCAGGAATGGTACAGAGAGTCCAAAATGAGGTGAAAATACATTGCCAATTGAAGCATCCTTCTATCTTGGAG CTTTATAACTATTTTGAAGATAGCAATTATGTATATCTGGTATTAGAAATGTGCCATAATGGAGAAATGAACAGGTATCTAAAGAATAGAGTGAAACCCTTCTCAGAAAATGAAG CTCGACACTTCATGCACCAGATCATTACAGGGATGTTGTATCTTCATTCTCATGGTATACTACACCGGGACCTCACACTTTCTAACCTCTTACTTACTCGTAATATGAACATCAAGATTGCTGATTTTGGGCTGGCAACTCAGTTGAAAATGCCACATGAAAAGCACTATACATTATGTGGAACTCCTAACTACATTTCACCAGAAATTGCCACTCGAAGTGCACATGGCCTTGAATCTGATGTTTGGTCCCTGGGCTGTATGTTTTATACATTACTTATCGGGAGACCACCCTTTGACACTGACACAGTCAAGAACACATTAAATAAAGTAGTATTGGCAGATTATGAAATGCCAACTTTTTTGTCAATAGAGGCCAAGGACCTTATTCACCAGTTACTCCGTAGAAATCCAGCAGATCGTTTAAGTCTGTCTTCAGTATTGGACCATCCTTTTATGTCCCAAAATTCTTCAACGAAAAGTAAAGATTTAGGAACTGTGGAAGACTCAATTGATAGTGGGCATGCCACAATTTCTACTGCAATTACAGCTTCTTCCAGTACCAGTATAAGTGGTAGTTTATTTGACAAAAGAAGACTTTTGATTGGTCAGCCACTCCCAAATAAAATGACTGTATTTCCAAAGAATAAAagttcaaatgatttttcttcttcaggagATGGAAGCAGTTTTTATACTCAGTGGGGAAATCAAGAAACCAGTAATAGTGGAAGGGGAAGAGTAATTCAAGATGCAGAAGAAAGGCCACATTCTCGATACCTTCGTAGAGCTTATTCCTCTGATAGATCTGGCACTTCTAATAGTCAATCTCGAGCAAAAACATATACAATGGAACGATGTCACTCAGCAGAAATGCTTTCAATGTCCAAAAGATTAGGAGGAGGTGAAAATGAAGAGAGATACTCACCCACAAACAACAATGCCaacatttttaacttctttaaagaaaagacatCCAGTAGTTCTGGATCTTTTGAAAGACCTGATAACAATCAAGCACT cTCCAGTCATCTTTGTCCAGGAAAAACTCCTTTTCCATTTGCAGACCCGACACCTCAGACTGAAACGGTACAACAGTGGTTTGGGAATCTGCAAATAAATG CTCATTTAAGAAAAACTACTGGATATGACAGCATCAGCCCAAACCGGGATTTCCAGGGCCATCCAGATTTGCAGAAGGACACATCAAAAAATGCCTGGACTGatacaaaagtcaaaaagaaCTCTGATGCTTCTGATAATGCACATTCTGTAAAACAGCCAAATACCGTGAAATATATGACTGCACTTCACAGTAAACCTGAGATAATCCAACAAGAATGTGTTTTTGGCTCAGATCCTCTTTCTGAACAGAGCAAAACTAGGGGTATGGAGCCACCATTGGGTTATCAGAATCGTACATTAAGAAGCATTACATCTCCGTTGGTTGCTCACAGGTTAAAACCAatcagacagaaaacaaaaaaggctgtG gtgagcATACTTGATTCAGAGGAGGTGTGTGTGGAGCTTCTAAAGGAGTATGCTTCTCAAGAATATGTGAAAGAAGTTCTTCAGATATCTAGTGATGGAAATATG aTCACTATTTATTATCCAAATGATGGAAGAGGTTTTCCTCTTGCTGATAGACCACCCTCACCTACTGACAACATCAGTAGGTACAGCTTTGACAATTTACCAG aaaaataCTGGCGAAAATATCAATACGCTTCCAGGTTTGTACAGCTTGTAAGATCTAAGTCTCCCAAAATCACTTATTTTACAAGATACGCTAAATGCATTTTGATGGAGAATTCTCCTGGTGCTGATTTTGAGGTTTGGTTTTATGATG gggtaaaaatacacaaaacagaaGATTTCATTCAGGTGATTGAAAAGACAGGGAAGTCTtacactttaaaaagtgaaagtgaaGTTAATAGCTTGAAAGAGGAGATGAAAATGTATATGGACCATGCTAATGAG GGTCATCGTATTTGTTTAGCACTGGAATCCATAAtttcagaagaggaaaggaaaactaGGAGTGCTCCCTTTTTCCCAATAATCATAGGAAG AAAACCTGGTAGTACTAGTTCACCTAAGGCCTTatcacctcctcctcctgtggATTCAGATTACCCAACGAGAGATAGAGCATCTTTCAATAGAATGGTCATGCATAGTGCTGCTTCTCCATCACAGGCACCAATCGTTAATCCCTCT atGGTTACAAATGAAGGACTTGGTCTTACAACTACAGCTTCTGGAACAGACATCTCTTCTAATAGTCTAAAAGATTGTCTTCCTAAATCAGCACAActtttgaaatctgtttttgtgaaaaatgttggTTGGGCTACACAG TTAACTAGTGGAGCTGTGTGGGTTCAGTTTAATGATGGGTCCCAGTTGGTCGTGCAGGCAGGAGTGTCTTCTATCAGTTATACCTCACCAAATGGTCAAACAACTAG gtatggagaaaatgaaaaattaccaGAATACATCAAACAGAAATTACAGTGTCTGTCTTCCATCCTTTTGATGTTTTCTAATCCGACTTCTAATTTTCATTGA
- the PLK4 gene encoding serine/threonine-protein kinase PLK4 isoform X3 has product MATCIGEKIEDFKVGNLLGKGSFAGVYRAESIHTGLEVAIKMIDKKAMYKAGMVQRVQNEVKIHCQLKHPSILELYNYFEDSNYVYLVLEMCHNGEMNRYLKNRVKPFSENEGDGSSFYTQWGNQETSNSGRGRVIQDAEERPHSRYLRRAYSSDRSGTSNSQSRAKTYTMERCHSAEMLSMSKRLGGGENEERYSPTNNNANIFNFFKEKTSSSSGSFERPDNNQALSSHLCPGKTPFPFADPTPQTETVQQWFGNLQINAHLRKTTGYDSISPNRDFQGHPDLQKDTSKNAWTDTKVKKNSDASDNAHSVKQPNTVKYMTALHSKPEIIQQECVFGSDPLSEQSKTRGMEPPLGYQNRTLRSITSPLVAHRLKPIRQKTKKAVVSILDSEEVCVELLKEYASQEYVKEVLQISSDGNMITIYYPNDGRGFPLADRPPSPTDNISRYSFDNLPEKYWRKYQYASRFVQLVRSKSPKITYFTRYAKCILMENSPGADFEVWFYDGVKIHKTEDFIQVIEKTGKSYTLKSESEVNSLKEEMKMYMDHANEGHRICLALESIISEEERKTRSAPFFPIIIGRKPGSTSSPKALSPPPPVDSDYPTRDRASFNRMVMHSAASPSQAPIVNPSMVTNEGLGLTTTASGTDISSNSLKDCLPKSAQLLKSVFVKNVGWATQLTSGAVWVQFNDGSQLVVQAGVSSISYTSPNGQTTRYGENEKLPEYIKQKLQCLSSILLMFSNPTSNFH; this is encoded by the exons ATGGCGACCTGCATCGGGGAGAAGATCGAG gaTTTTAAAGTTGGAAATCTGCTTGGTAAAGGATCATTTGCTGGTGTCTACAGAGCTGAGTCCATTCACACTGGTTTGGAAGTTGCAATCAAAATG ATAGATAAGAAAGCCATGTACAAAGCAGGAATGGTACAGAGAGTCCAAAATGAGGTGAAAATACATTGCCAATTGAAGCATCCTTCTATCTTGGAG CTTTATAACTATTTTGAAGATAGCAATTATGTATATCTGGTATTAGAAATGTGCCATAATGGAGAAATGAACAGGTATCTAAAGAATAGAGTGAAACCCTTCTCAGAAAATGAAG gagATGGAAGCAGTTTTTATACTCAGTGGGGAAATCAAGAAACCAGTAATAGTGGAAGGGGAAGAGTAATTCAAGATGCAGAAGAAAGGCCACATTCTCGATACCTTCGTAGAGCTTATTCCTCTGATAGATCTGGCACTTCTAATAGTCAATCTCGAGCAAAAACATATACAATGGAACGATGTCACTCAGCAGAAATGCTTTCAATGTCCAAAAGATTAGGAGGAGGTGAAAATGAAGAGAGATACTCACCCACAAACAACAATGCCaacatttttaacttctttaaagaaaagacatCCAGTAGTTCTGGATCTTTTGAAAGACCTGATAACAATCAAGCACT cTCCAGTCATCTTTGTCCAGGAAAAACTCCTTTTCCATTTGCAGACCCGACACCTCAGACTGAAACGGTACAACAGTGGTTTGGGAATCTGCAAATAAATG CTCATTTAAGAAAAACTACTGGATATGACAGCATCAGCCCAAACCGGGATTTCCAGGGCCATCCAGATTTGCAGAAGGACACATCAAAAAATGCCTGGACTGatacaaaagtcaaaaagaaCTCTGATGCTTCTGATAATGCACATTCTGTAAAACAGCCAAATACCGTGAAATATATGACTGCACTTCACAGTAAACCTGAGATAATCCAACAAGAATGTGTTTTTGGCTCAGATCCTCTTTCTGAACAGAGCAAAACTAGGGGTATGGAGCCACCATTGGGTTATCAGAATCGTACATTAAGAAGCATTACATCTCCGTTGGTTGCTCACAGGTTAAAACCAatcagacagaaaacaaaaaaggctgtG gtgagcATACTTGATTCAGAGGAGGTGTGTGTGGAGCTTCTAAAGGAGTATGCTTCTCAAGAATATGTGAAAGAAGTTCTTCAGATATCTAGTGATGGAAATATG aTCACTATTTATTATCCAAATGATGGAAGAGGTTTTCCTCTTGCTGATAGACCACCCTCACCTACTGACAACATCAGTAGGTACAGCTTTGACAATTTACCAG aaaaataCTGGCGAAAATATCAATACGCTTCCAGGTTTGTACAGCTTGTAAGATCTAAGTCTCCCAAAATCACTTATTTTACAAGATACGCTAAATGCATTTTGATGGAGAATTCTCCTGGTGCTGATTTTGAGGTTTGGTTTTATGATG gggtaaaaatacacaaaacagaaGATTTCATTCAGGTGATTGAAAAGACAGGGAAGTCTtacactttaaaaagtgaaagtgaaGTTAATAGCTTGAAAGAGGAGATGAAAATGTATATGGACCATGCTAATGAG GGTCATCGTATTTGTTTAGCACTGGAATCCATAAtttcagaagaggaaaggaaaactaGGAGTGCTCCCTTTTTCCCAATAATCATAGGAAG AAAACCTGGTAGTACTAGTTCACCTAAGGCCTTatcacctcctcctcctgtggATTCAGATTACCCAACGAGAGATAGAGCATCTTTCAATAGAATGGTCATGCATAGTGCTGCTTCTCCATCACAGGCACCAATCGTTAATCCCTCT atGGTTACAAATGAAGGACTTGGTCTTACAACTACAGCTTCTGGAACAGACATCTCTTCTAATAGTCTAAAAGATTGTCTTCCTAAATCAGCACAActtttgaaatctgtttttgtgaaaaatgttggTTGGGCTACACAG TTAACTAGTGGAGCTGTGTGGGTTCAGTTTAATGATGGGTCCCAGTTGGTCGTGCAGGCAGGAGTGTCTTCTATCAGTTATACCTCACCAAATGGTCAAACAACTAG gtatggagaaaatgaaaaattaccaGAATACATCAAACAGAAATTACAGTGTCTGTCTTCCATCCTTTTGATGTTTTCTAATCCGACTTCTAATTTTCATTGA
- the PLK4 gene encoding serine/threonine-protein kinase PLK4 isoform X2, producing the protein MIDKKAMYKAGMVQRVQNEVKIHCQLKHPSILELYNYFEDSNYVYLVLEMCHNGEMNRYLKNRVKPFSENEARHFMHQIITGMLYLHSHGILHRDLTLSNLLLTRNMNIKIADFGLATQLKMPHEKHYTLCGTPNYISPEIATRSAHGLESDVWSLGCMFYTLLIGRPPFDTDTVKNTLNKVVLADYEMPTFLSIEAKDLIHQLLRRNPADRLSLSSVLDHPFMSQNSSTKSKDLGTVEDSIDSGHATISTAITASSSTSISGSLFDKRRLLIGQPLPNKMTVFPKNKSSNDFSSSGDGSSFYTQWGNQETSNSGRGRVIQDAEERPHSRYLRRAYSSDRSGTSNSQSRAKTYTMERCHSAEMLSMSKRLGGGENEERYSPTNNNANIFNFFKEKTSSSSGSFERPDNNQALSSHLCPGKTPFPFADPTPQTETVQQWFGNLQINAHLRKTTGYDSISPNRDFQGHPDLQKDTSKNAWTDTKVKKNSDASDNAHSVKQPNTVKYMTALHSKPEIIQQECVFGSDPLSEQSKTRGMEPPLGYQNRTLRSITSPLVAHRLKPIRQKTKKAVVSILDSEEVCVELLKEYASQEYVKEVLQISSDGNMITIYYPNDGRGFPLADRPPSPTDNISRYSFDNLPEKYWRKYQYASRFVQLVRSKSPKITYFTRYAKCILMENSPGADFEVWFYDGVKIHKTEDFIQVIEKTGKSYTLKSESEVNSLKEEMKMYMDHANEGHRICLALESIISEEERKTRSAPFFPIIIGRKPGSTSSPKALSPPPPVDSDYPTRDRASFNRMVMHSAASPSQAPIVNPSMVTNEGLGLTTTASGTDISSNSLKDCLPKSAQLLKSVFVKNVGWATQLTSGAVWVQFNDGSQLVVQAGVSSISYTSPNGQTTRYGENEKLPEYIKQKLQCLSSILLMFSNPTSNFH; encoded by the exons ATG ATAGATAAGAAAGCCATGTACAAAGCAGGAATGGTACAGAGAGTCCAAAATGAGGTGAAAATACATTGCCAATTGAAGCATCCTTCTATCTTGGAG CTTTATAACTATTTTGAAGATAGCAATTATGTATATCTGGTATTAGAAATGTGCCATAATGGAGAAATGAACAGGTATCTAAAGAATAGAGTGAAACCCTTCTCAGAAAATGAAG CTCGACACTTCATGCACCAGATCATTACAGGGATGTTGTATCTTCATTCTCATGGTATACTACACCGGGACCTCACACTTTCTAACCTCTTACTTACTCGTAATATGAACATCAAGATTGCTGATTTTGGGCTGGCAACTCAGTTGAAAATGCCACATGAAAAGCACTATACATTATGTGGAACTCCTAACTACATTTCACCAGAAATTGCCACTCGAAGTGCACATGGCCTTGAATCTGATGTTTGGTCCCTGGGCTGTATGTTTTATACATTACTTATCGGGAGACCACCCTTTGACACTGACACAGTCAAGAACACATTAAATAAAGTAGTATTGGCAGATTATGAAATGCCAACTTTTTTGTCAATAGAGGCCAAGGACCTTATTCACCAGTTACTCCGTAGAAATCCAGCAGATCGTTTAAGTCTGTCTTCAGTATTGGACCATCCTTTTATGTCCCAAAATTCTTCAACGAAAAGTAAAGATTTAGGAACTGTGGAAGACTCAATTGATAGTGGGCATGCCACAATTTCTACTGCAATTACAGCTTCTTCCAGTACCAGTATAAGTGGTAGTTTATTTGACAAAAGAAGACTTTTGATTGGTCAGCCACTCCCAAATAAAATGACTGTATTTCCAAAGAATAAAagttcaaatgatttttcttcttcaggagATGGAAGCAGTTTTTATACTCAGTGGGGAAATCAAGAAACCAGTAATAGTGGAAGGGGAAGAGTAATTCAAGATGCAGAAGAAAGGCCACATTCTCGATACCTTCGTAGAGCTTATTCCTCTGATAGATCTGGCACTTCTAATAGTCAATCTCGAGCAAAAACATATACAATGGAACGATGTCACTCAGCAGAAATGCTTTCAATGTCCAAAAGATTAGGAGGAGGTGAAAATGAAGAGAGATACTCACCCACAAACAACAATGCCaacatttttaacttctttaaagaaaagacatCCAGTAGTTCTGGATCTTTTGAAAGACCTGATAACAATCAAGCACT cTCCAGTCATCTTTGTCCAGGAAAAACTCCTTTTCCATTTGCAGACCCGACACCTCAGACTGAAACGGTACAACAGTGGTTTGGGAATCTGCAAATAAATG CTCATTTAAGAAAAACTACTGGATATGACAGCATCAGCCCAAACCGGGATTTCCAGGGCCATCCAGATTTGCAGAAGGACACATCAAAAAATGCCTGGACTGatacaaaagtcaaaaagaaCTCTGATGCTTCTGATAATGCACATTCTGTAAAACAGCCAAATACCGTGAAATATATGACTGCACTTCACAGTAAACCTGAGATAATCCAACAAGAATGTGTTTTTGGCTCAGATCCTCTTTCTGAACAGAGCAAAACTAGGGGTATGGAGCCACCATTGGGTTATCAGAATCGTACATTAAGAAGCATTACATCTCCGTTGGTTGCTCACAGGTTAAAACCAatcagacagaaaacaaaaaaggctgtG gtgagcATACTTGATTCAGAGGAGGTGTGTGTGGAGCTTCTAAAGGAGTATGCTTCTCAAGAATATGTGAAAGAAGTTCTTCAGATATCTAGTGATGGAAATATG aTCACTATTTATTATCCAAATGATGGAAGAGGTTTTCCTCTTGCTGATAGACCACCCTCACCTACTGACAACATCAGTAGGTACAGCTTTGACAATTTACCAG aaaaataCTGGCGAAAATATCAATACGCTTCCAGGTTTGTACAGCTTGTAAGATCTAAGTCTCCCAAAATCACTTATTTTACAAGATACGCTAAATGCATTTTGATGGAGAATTCTCCTGGTGCTGATTTTGAGGTTTGGTTTTATGATG gggtaaaaatacacaaaacagaaGATTTCATTCAGGTGATTGAAAAGACAGGGAAGTCTtacactttaaaaagtgaaagtgaaGTTAATAGCTTGAAAGAGGAGATGAAAATGTATATGGACCATGCTAATGAG GGTCATCGTATTTGTTTAGCACTGGAATCCATAAtttcagaagaggaaaggaaaactaGGAGTGCTCCCTTTTTCCCAATAATCATAGGAAG AAAACCTGGTAGTACTAGTTCACCTAAGGCCTTatcacctcctcctcctgtggATTCAGATTACCCAACGAGAGATAGAGCATCTTTCAATAGAATGGTCATGCATAGTGCTGCTTCTCCATCACAGGCACCAATCGTTAATCCCTCT atGGTTACAAATGAAGGACTTGGTCTTACAACTACAGCTTCTGGAACAGACATCTCTTCTAATAGTCTAAAAGATTGTCTTCCTAAATCAGCACAActtttgaaatctgtttttgtgaaaaatgttggTTGGGCTACACAG TTAACTAGTGGAGCTGTGTGGGTTCAGTTTAATGATGGGTCCCAGTTGGTCGTGCAGGCAGGAGTGTCTTCTATCAGTTATACCTCACCAAATGGTCAAACAACTAG gtatggagaaaatgaaaaattaccaGAATACATCAAACAGAAATTACAGTGTCTGTCTTCCATCCTTTTGATGTTTTCTAATCCGACTTCTAATTTTCATTGA